A region of Paenibacillus thiaminolyticus DNA encodes the following proteins:
- a CDS encoding class II aldolase/adducin family protein — translation MICEIGRRMYLKNFVAANDGNITIKTGPNAIWATPTGVSKGFMTPDMLVKLDLDGKVLAGNRKPSSEIKMHLRVYAENPDVRAVTHAHPPVATSFAIAGIDLDQAVSPEAVVILGTVPVAPYATPGTQEVPDSIAPFCKDYNAVLLANHGALTWGKDIIEAYYRLESLEHYALMLMYSGKIIEQANELNCSQVSDLIEIRKKMGIQSGGTPSCKPEGAVKPSRGEAQPMREADKEEIISQIVARVTDQVLQKLQLKG, via the coding sequence ATGATCTGTGAAATCGGCAGAAGAATGTACCTCAAAAACTTCGTGGCTGCCAACGACGGGAACATTACGATAAAAACCGGTCCCAACGCGATCTGGGCCACGCCGACAGGAGTCAGCAAAGGCTTCATGACCCCGGACATGCTCGTCAAGCTGGATTTGGACGGGAAGGTGCTGGCCGGCAACCGGAAGCCGTCTTCCGAGATTAAGATGCATTTGCGGGTCTATGCGGAGAATCCGGACGTGCGCGCGGTTACGCATGCGCATCCGCCGGTGGCGACCTCGTTCGCGATTGCCGGCATCGATCTCGATCAGGCCGTATCTCCGGAGGCGGTCGTTATCCTGGGAACGGTCCCGGTCGCGCCCTATGCGACGCCGGGGACGCAGGAGGTGCCGGACTCGATTGCTCCGTTCTGCAAGGATTACAATGCGGTGCTGCTGGCCAATCACGGCGCGTTGACCTGGGGCAAGGACATCATTGAGGCCTATTATCGCCTGGAGTCGCTGGAGCATTACGCGCTGATGCTGATGTACTCCGGCAAAATCATCGAGCAAGCGAATGAATTGAATTGCAGCCAAGTGTCCGACCTCATCGAGATTCGCAAGAAGATGGGCATTCAGAGCGGAGGGACGCCAAGCTGCAAGCCGGAGGGGGCCGTGAAGCCGAGCCGCGGGGAAGCCCAGCCCATGAGAGAAGCGGACAAGGAAGAAATCATCAGTCAGATTGTCGCCAGAGTGACGGACCAAGTGCTTCAGAAGCTTCAATTGAAGGGGTGA
- a CDS encoding BMC domain-containing protein, with protein sequence MNQALAIVETRGLTAAIEAADAMLKAANVEIAGTEKIGSGLVSVMVQGDVGAVKAAAEVGAEAAQRVGELVAVHVIPRPHGDVAKLIAAGK encoded by the coding sequence ATGAACCAAGCATTGGCGATTGTGGAGACAAGAGGCTTGACGGCGGCGATTGAAGCGGCGGATGCGATGCTGAAGGCGGCGAATGTGGAGATTGCGGGCACGGAGAAAATCGGCTCCGGACTTGTCTCGGTTATGGTTCAAGGCGATGTCGGCGCGGTCAAGGCCGCTGCGGAGGTTGGAGCCGAGGCGGCGCAGCGCGTGGGCGAATTGGTCGCTGTTCATGTCATTCCGCGTCCGCATGGCGATGTGGCTAAGCTGATTGCCGCAGGGAAATAA
- a CDS encoding BMC domain-containing protein: MKREGKQSLGMIETIGITPAIRAADMMVKCAYITVVSIEKSGAGIVTVLIQGKLDSVQAALEIGALEAQNTGELVAVHVINNPDDGLAGLLPCNGTEGTRE, encoded by the coding sequence ATGAAGCGTGAAGGGAAGCAATCTCTTGGCATGATAGAAACGATAGGCATCACTCCGGCTATCCGCGCGGCGGATATGATGGTGAAATGCGCCTACATTACCGTAGTAAGCATTGAAAAGTCAGGAGCGGGCATCGTGACGGTGCTCATTCAAGGCAAGCTGGATTCCGTTCAGGCCGCACTCGAGATCGGCGCGCTTGAAGCGCAAAATACGGGGGAGCTTGTCGCCGTCCATGTCATCAACAATCCGGATGACGGGCTCGCCGGGCTGCTGCCGTGCAATGGAACGGAGGGAACCCGAGAATGA
- a CDS encoding BMC domain-containing protein, translating into MTYDAIGVIEARYFATALEITDAMSKAAQVEWLASEKALGGRLVTIIVGGDVANVKAAVEAAKAVCAGKAANPLAHAAVILKPHAEIMKFVMPAQAGEEERAGSGAAAAAAAWDEAKASAAAVLDEGKTSAAAAEKNKMKEEQGDEPSIGDCGDKRLDGGD; encoded by the coding sequence ATGACGTATGATGCGATTGGCGTAATCGAGGCCCGCTATTTCGCGACGGCGCTGGAGATAACCGACGCGATGAGCAAGGCGGCCCAGGTGGAATGGCTCGCCAGCGAGAAGGCCTTGGGCGGCAGGCTGGTGACGATCATCGTCGGCGGCGATGTCGCCAACGTGAAGGCGGCGGTGGAAGCGGCCAAGGCGGTCTGCGCCGGCAAAGCGGCCAATCCGCTCGCCCATGCGGCGGTCATCTTGAAGCCTCATGCGGAGATCATGAAGTTCGTTATGCCTGCGCAGGCGGGGGAAGAAGAGCGTGCCGGATCTGGGGCAGCGGCGGCGGCTGCGGCATGGGACGAAGCCAAGGCATCGGCAGCTGCGGTATTAGACGAAGGCAAGACATCGGCAGCTGCGGCTGAGAAGAACAAGATGAAGGAGGAACAAGGAGATGAACCAAGCATTGGCGATTGTGGAGACAAGAGGCTTGACGGCGGCGATTGA
- a CDS encoding aldehyde dehydrogenase family protein — protein sequence MGIQLSESDIQSIIQGVLKNIEQNLPGGRAGQAATKHGAIRDADAGQAQPEAGSTSASPAEKGGEWGVFAEAEAAIDAASEAQTAYIRQFNLQDRERFIAAIRRATLEQKDVLASMTWKETKLGRYEDKIAKLELTATKTPGTEDLIAKAFTGDGGLTLVKEGPFGVIGAVTPVTNPVETVINNAIGMLAAGNAVVFNVHPSSKACCAYAVQMMNRAVQEAGGPANLVTMVKEPTKDTLDAIAQSPKVQLLVGTGGPGLVRALLRSGKKAIGAGAGNPPVVVDDTADIERAAQAIIAGASFENNILCIAEKEVFVVDKAADDLLFHMLNHGAYRLDDRELEQVMSFALEVNESGTASGCSLDAKREYHTAKEWIGKDAALFLDKIGVIPDKEVKLLICEVDFDHPFVQLEQMMPILPIVRVSDLEEAIRLAVLAEHGNRHTALMHSTNVANLAAFERAIGTTIFVKNASSLAGVGSGGEGFTTMTIAGPTGEGLTSARTFTRKMRSVLAERGT from the coding sequence GTGGGCATCCAGCTATCGGAATCGGATATCCAGAGCATTATTCAAGGCGTGTTGAAAAATATCGAGCAGAACTTGCCGGGCGGCCGGGCCGGACAGGCAGCAACCAAGCATGGGGCCATCAGGGATGCGGACGCCGGGCAGGCGCAGCCGGAAGCGGGGTCGACGAGCGCTTCGCCCGCAGAGAAGGGCGGCGAATGGGGCGTCTTCGCTGAGGCAGAGGCAGCCATTGATGCGGCTTCCGAGGCGCAGACGGCCTATATCCGGCAGTTCAATCTGCAGGATCGGGAGCGGTTCATCGCCGCCATCCGCCGCGCGACGCTTGAGCAGAAGGACGTGTTGGCGAGCATGACCTGGAAGGAGACGAAGCTCGGCCGCTATGAAGATAAAATCGCGAAGCTGGAGCTGACCGCAACCAAGACGCCCGGCACCGAAGACTTAATTGCGAAAGCGTTTACGGGCGATGGCGGGCTGACGTTGGTGAAGGAAGGCCCGTTCGGCGTCATCGGCGCCGTGACGCCGGTGACGAACCCGGTCGAGACGGTGATCAACAACGCGATCGGGATGCTGGCGGCAGGGAATGCGGTCGTCTTCAATGTGCATCCGTCCTCCAAAGCCTGCTGCGCTTACGCGGTGCAAATGATGAACCGGGCGGTGCAAGAGGCGGGCGGGCCGGCGAATCTGGTCACGATGGTGAAGGAGCCGACCAAGGATACGCTGGACGCGATTGCGCAATCGCCGAAGGTGCAGCTGCTCGTCGGAACAGGCGGCCCCGGACTGGTGAGAGCGCTGCTGCGTTCGGGCAAGAAAGCGATCGGCGCCGGTGCGGGCAATCCTCCCGTCGTCGTGGATGATACCGCTGACATCGAGCGGGCCGCCCAAGCCATTATCGCGGGCGCTTCCTTCGAGAACAACATTCTCTGCATTGCGGAGAAAGAGGTGTTCGTCGTGGACAAGGCGGCTGACGATCTGCTCTTCCACATGCTGAACCACGGCGCATACCGGCTGGACGACCGCGAACTCGAGCAGGTGATGAGCTTCGCGCTGGAAGTGAATGAGAGCGGGACGGCCAGCGGTTGCTCGCTCGATGCGAAGCGCGAATACCACACCGCGAAGGAGTGGATTGGGAAGGATGCGGCCCTGTTCTTGGATAAAATCGGCGTCATTCCCGACAAGGAGGTCAAGCTGCTTATCTGTGAGGTTGATTTCGACCATCCGTTCGTGCAGCTGGAGCAGATGATGCCGATACTGCCAATCGTGCGCGTCAGCGATCTGGAGGAAGCGATTCGCCTGGCCGTCCTGGCGGAGCACGGCAACCGGCATACGGCATTGATGCATTCGACGAATGTGGCGAATCTCGCCGCCTTCGAGCGCGCGATCGGCACGACGATCTTCGTCAAGAACGCCTCGTCGCTCGCGGGCGTCGGTTCAGGCGGAGAAGGCTTCACGACGATGACGATCGCCGGGCCGACGGGCGAAGGATTGACATCGGCCCGCACGTTCACGCGGAAGATGCGAAGCGTTCTTGCGGAGCGCGGAACCTGA
- a CDS encoding BMC domain-containing protein: protein MTMAEGKALGFVEVQGYSVALAVMDKACKTADVHILGIDANNPPENMQTSIPLMIQVKFSGTVSHVQTALEAAREEALTYLREDQVITKCITSGSPGIASLLSKGKVAVR, encoded by the coding sequence ATGACGATGGCAGAGGGCAAAGCATTGGGGTTCGTGGAGGTTCAAGGCTACAGCGTAGCCCTGGCGGTGATGGACAAAGCCTGTAAGACGGCTGACGTGCATATTCTAGGTATTGACGCGAACAACCCGCCGGAGAACATGCAGACGTCGATCCCGCTAATGATCCAGGTGAAGTTCAGCGGGACGGTCAGTCATGTGCAGACGGCGCTCGAAGCGGCACGGGAAGAGGCCTTGACGTATTTGCGCGAGGATCAAGTGATTACGAAGTGCATTACGTCAGGCAGCCCCGGCATCGCCTCCTTGCTGTCGAAGGGCAAAGTAGCGGTGAGATAG